AATCTTCGACGTCACTATCGACAAAAAATCCCTTCTTCTTGATCACGTTACTGCCCGAGGTGTTGAACTCACTAGACTGGCTGATCTCGCTAGACTGGTTGGGTTCCACCATGGGTTCTACCAGACTGGTGTTATCCGCTGTGATCTTTTCTTGTTTCACTTTTAGCTTGAGCTTTTTCGAAGATGATGCTGCTGGTTTTGACGGACCTGGACTTGGGGTGGCGTTGCTACCCTGCACCCGGTAGTTGTGTACGGCAATTTGATGACGAACCCGATCTTGATTACGGACGAACTCCCTGTTGCACAAGGTGCAGTAGAAACGTTGATTGCTTTTGGCGGCTTCACCGTGGTAGCGTCTCTTGTGGTTCACGAGAGCTACTTTTCGATCGAACTGAGCGTTGCACTCGTCGCATGGATGCCGGTATCCGCCGATATGAACCTTGATGTGCGATAGATAGGAGTTACGGTGCACCGTTCGTTTCGGACAATGGGGACACTTGTAGAAGAAATCTTGCTCGGGatgctgctgctgatgatggGCCTGCAGCATGCTGGTAGTGACGAATACCAGTGTACATAGAGCGCACGGATGTTCCATGTCCGGATCCATTTTGATACGTTTGCGAACGGTACGGGTGGGGCGAGAGGACGGTGGTGCGACATTCTTCTTCGATTCCATACCGTGGAAAACTGTGTGATGATAGCGCCGAGCCGATTTGCGAATGAAGATACGTGGACAATAGgcacacttgaagcgattggcCAAACTCATGGATGATCCTGCGGAGTGGTAGCGTTGCTTGTGCTTCAGCAAATCGGCTGGCTTGTAGAATCCGGCATCGCACGTATCGCACTGATGCGGCAGCTTTCCCAGATGATTGAGGACATGCAACTTTAAGGTGTTTCGGCTGGTGAAGGATTTCTTGCAGTGGCTACAGGTAAGCGAATCGGGCAACGAAAGTAGAACTTGCTTTGCGATCGGTTCTTTGTCGGCGTGGTTGTGTTTGATGTGCAAATAACGTGCCGTTTTCGATAGCAATGTTCGCGGACAGTACATGCAAGCGAAACGTTCCTTCTGTTCCGCGCTTCCCGTTCCTCCCTCCGCTCCGTGcatgtcttccagatgacgttccATATCCTTCTTCCGGATAAATCGCTCCTCACAATGGACACATCCATACGGTTGCTGTCCGGTATGATTAGCCATGTGGTCTCGCAGggaagttttgtgtttgaacagCTTGTTACAGACCGTACACTTGAATCTGACCGGGACTTCCGGATGTTTCAATGCAAAATGTATTCTCATTGTCTTCATTGTCGGGAACTTTCGATCGCACTTGGCACAAGGGAAATTGCTCTTTCTACCCTCCCAAACCGTTGGCAGTTTAGCCGGTGAAGCTATGCTGTGAATTATCTGCTCATGTCTAAATCGATCTTGATTCCTAACGAAGAACCGATCGCAATGATCGCATTTGTACCGTTCCAGGACTTTATTTTTGGCATTCTCACCGTGCCAACGCTCTTTGTGGTGTACTAGTTTGGCCCGCCTCTCGAAACTACTTCCGCATATGTCACACTTGTGCGGCATCGTTCCGTGATTGATCATTACATGGGACCGGTAGGCAGTCCGATGGCGGAACAATTTGGGACAATCAGTACATTTATACCGTTTGGAGATTTTCGGTTTCGGTTCGGCACCTTCCTTACCCGCCCCGGGATGGCGTTCCTTCAAATGTTCAAGACACGTTTCGATCTCTTGCTGACAAGCTTCACAGTAGAACACCTGTTCTACCGGTAAACTAGGTTCCACCGAAGCATCAACCGGTTTAACATCATGGAAGTGAATAATGTGCATGTTCCGTGCTTGCTCCTGGAGAAAAATACGAGGACAAAGGGTACATGTGAAGCGCTTATCTGTATAGCTGGGTGATTCCTTATCGTGATAACGGGACACATGTTTGTCCAACCGTTGTTTCATTGTAAACTTAGCGCCACAATCATCGCAAGAGAACGGAAAGTCCATTGTGTGAAATCGAGTGTGAACACGCAAAGAACCAGTATCGGAAAATTTCTTCTGACAAAAGCGACAAGAATATATCTGCGACTCTTGTGGATGATCTTTGCGAATATGACCCtattaaaagataaaaaaaattaaattagatACATATATGAAACCGAACCCATCAAACCCATTACCTTAATTTCCTTCATCAATCGGaatgtttcctggcaaagtgtgCAACGATACGCTCCATCGGACGTCACTTCGAATGGCAACGGTCTCGTTGGTTCGTCTTTGACAGGTTCTTCTCCGTGTGCCTCACTACTAGCTCGGGTCGACGCTTCCATCGATTGTTCATCTTCTTCCGAGTCCAGAACAACTACATCCTTCCCTTCCATTGGCGCAGTTTGCTGATGTCCACCATACTCGTCCTCCGTGTACGGTTCCGATTTGATCAGAATGTCACCTTTTATGAGTTCTTCTTCCACTTCCTCGTCGATCACTTCATCATCCTCCTCTTCCGGTTGTTCTTCTTCCAACGGCATATGTTCCTCGTCAATCTCTTCGTCGTCCGTATCGCTCAAACAGTAAATCGTATCCTGCTCAAACCCAACTGCATTTTGCGTCAATTCTTCCTGATGTTCGACCTTCACCCGAATCTGCATCATCTCCATCCGCTTGCGCTGCAAAACCTCGTCCAGTTGATGGCAGCGGTCGCGATATTTGGCAAAGCCCTCCAGCGTCATTTGACACATTCGACAAACCGAACAGGGAAAATCCGAATCAGGTGTAATGTGAATATCAACATGTCTACTGATGAGATCAATGAGGCTTTGTTTTGGTTCGGA
This genomic window from Malaya genurostris strain Urasoe2022 chromosome 1, Malgen_1.1, whole genome shotgun sequence contains:
- the LOC131433153 gene encoding zinc finger protein 271-like → MDTDTVPDVPNDNPETYCRLCFSGFYVEPLFPVDSEPKQSLIDLISRHVDIHITPDSDFPCSVCRMCQMTLEGFAKYRDRCHQLDEVLQRKRMEMMQIRVKVEHQEELTQNAVGFEQDTIYCLSDTDDEEIDEEHMPLEEEQPEEEDDEVIDEEVEEELIKGDILIKSEPYTEDEYGGHQQTAPMEGKDVVVLDSEEDEQSMEASTRASSEAHGEEPVKDEPTRPLPFEVTSDGAYRCTLCQETFRLMKEIKGHIRKDHPQESQIYSCRFCQKKFSDTGSLRVHTRFHTMDFPFSCDDCGAKFTMKQRLDKHVSRYHDKESPSYTDKRFTCTLCPRIFLQEQARNMHIIHFHDVKPVDASVEPSLPVEQVFYCEACQQEIETCLEHLKERHPGAGKEGAEPKPKISKRYKCTDCPKLFRHRTAYRSHVMINHGTMPHKCDICGSSFERRAKLVHHKERWHGENAKNKVLERYKCDHCDRFFVRNQDRFRHEQIIHSIASPAKLPTVWEGRKSNFPCAKCDRKFPTMKTMRIHFALKHPEVPVRFKCTVCNKLFKHKTSLRDHMANHTGQQPYGCVHCEERFIRKKDMERHLEDMHGAEGGTGSAEQKERFACMYCPRTLLSKTARYLHIKHNHADKEPIAKQVLLSLPDSLTCSHCKKSFTSRNTLKLHVLNHLGKLPHQCDTCDAGFYKPADLLKHKQRYHSAGSSMSLANRFKCAYCPRIFIRKSARRYHHTVFHGMESKKNVAPPSSRPTRTVRKRIKMDPDMEHPCALCTLVFVTTSMLQAHHQQQHPEQDFFYKCPHCPKRTVHRNSYLSHIKVHIGGYRHPCDECNAQFDRKVALVNHKRRYHGEAAKSNQRFYCTLCNREFVRNQDRVRHQIAVHNYRVQGSNATPSPGPSKPAASSSKKLKLKVKQEKITADNTSLVEPMVEPNQSSEISQSSEFNTSGSNVIKKKGFFVDSDVEDYGDPDDDTDGIPDQPNDGTEAMTDQVSGEGSVPTISSVVSIKQEAIASRKGFSEYPAEF